From a single Athene noctua chromosome 2, bAthNoc1.hap1.1, whole genome shotgun sequence genomic region:
- the CDCP1 gene encoding CUB domain-containing protein 1 yields MAAGRALAALLAVLLAVSAQLLQRDAAFMISLRTVDNITVMIKLRPGVLPRCQIRVKNVIRSELKIKPGDNVTFTFTCSTPEKYFIMEIQKNIDCVSGLCPFGDVHLYPPGLPRLNRTFVWDVKASTKAGLELKFSTPWLRQIEPGETCPDFVSYNINSCIDTAIVNIGTFCRNGSVSRVKLLGGVVMSLHLPWDSPLTTSGFSIANRASIKRLCIIESILKGESSITLMSPNYPLGFPEDELMTWQFVVPSNMRASVFFHNYSLSNCERKEERVEYYIPGSLSNPEVFKLSDSQPANIAGSFNLSLQGCDQDAQNPGILRLLFQVVVQHPQVDENVTHLVDLSKEWNMTVTIHFEGWPSRIPLMSEPICLICKDPRTCDRVLTLVSGAIYKISFLCKDLSHLRITAEKGISCVDLRWCQRKIYSLSVPKTITQLPIRLHKFIWKLLAPDLINIEIMSPSLKLQQHVPEQRCNTSYSYSIVSATPEAELNVGVFCPGGSIEKIQLRNNITISLKTFGKGFLNESNHQDLKMSFVPHIKDECAFTVSPDAKAKVYLQTPNWPYGLPPYVSISWYIIVPSKQVARLGFSKNRMGIICETGRAYVNIKEETLGAEETVCREDEQLPEPRNMYHDFWVNVSNCKPVDKTQLTLQFWVTFADKQIDLGVVLAVVAGAGVLAAIGLTVFCVKKKKKKSQNPMVGVYNANVNTQVPGKQGLFTKGRKNNESHVYAVIDDAMVYGHLLKESNGSVAPEVDVYRPFDGPIGSLPPSPPPFSFRKDIKCSSNTEEPPSLTDTDHDTYTFAHQKSEQLEDNGDKNEKNNGDISMSLLENKEQDGLAE; encoded by the exons ATGGCGGCGGGCCGGGCGCTGGCCGCGCTCCTCGCCGTCCTCCTCGCCGTCTCGGCGCAGCTCCTCCAGCGGGACG ctgctTTTATGATCTCTCTTCGTACAGTGGACAACATCACAGTTATGATTAAACTGAGACCTGGTGTTTTACCAAGGTGTCAAATTCGTGTTAAAAATGTCATCAGGTCTGAACTCAAGATAAAACCAGGGGACAACGTGACTTTTACCTTCACTTGTAGTACTCCAGAGAAGTATTTTATCatggaaattcagaaaaatattg ACTGTGTATCAGGCCTGTGTCCCTTTGGAGATGTTCATCTTTACCCACCGGGGCTACCTCGCCTTAACAGGACTTTCGTCTGGGACGTGAAGGCGAGTACAAAGGCTGGACTTGAACTGAAATTTTCAACCCCGTGGCTAAGACAGATTGAACCAGGAGAGACATGCCCAGATTTTGTTAGCTACAACATCAACAGCTGTATCGATACAGCCATAGTCAACATTGGCACCTTCTGCAGGAATGGCTCGGTGTCTCGTGTCAAGCTGCTGGGAGGAGTTGTCATGTCTCTGCACCTCCCGTGGGACTCGCCTCTCACCACCTCAGGCTTCAGCATAGCTAACAGGGCTTCCATAAAAC GGTTATGCATTATTGAATCAATTTTGAAGGGAGAATCTTCAATCACCTTGATGTCCCCAAACTACCCACTGGGCTTTCCCGAAGACGAGCTCATGACATGGCAGTTTGTGGTTCCTTCCAACATGAGAGCAAGCGTGTTTTTCCACAACTACAGCCTCTCCAActgtgaaaggaaagaagagagggTGGAGTACTACATCCCTGGCTCCCTCAGCAATCCAGAGGTGTTTAAGCTGAGCGACAGTCAGCCTGCCAATATTGCTGGCAGTTTCAACCtatccctgcagggctgtgatcaGGATGCCCAGAACCCCGGCATTCTCCGCTTGCTCTTCCAAGTTGTCGTTCAGCACCCGCAGGTCGATGAGA atGTCACCCATCTGGTCGACCTGAGCAAGGAGTGGAATATGACTGTAACAATACACTTTGAAGGGTGGCCCAGCCGCATCCCGCTCATGTCTGAACCGATATGCCTGATCTGCAAGGATCCTCGCACCTGTGACCGCGTCTTGACTTTGGTGTCTGGAGCCATTTACAAGATCTCCTTTCTATGCAAGGACTTGTCCCATCTGAGGATCACAGCTGAAAAAGGCATAA GCTGTGTCGATCTTCGGTGGTGTCAGAGGAAGATCTATTCCCTTTCGGTGCCCAAGACTATTACCCAATTGCCAATTCGACTGCATAAGTTTATTTGGAAGCTCTTGGCTCCTGATCTGATCAACATAGAAATTATGTCTCCGTCCTTGAAACTTCAGCAACACGTCCCAGAGCAGAGGTGCAACACAAGCTACAGTTACAGTATTGTTAGTGCCACCCCAGAGGCAGAGTTGAATGTTGGTGTATTCTGTCCTGGTGGATCCATTGAAAAGATTCAGTTGAGGAATAATATCACCATATCCTTAAAAACATTTGGTAAAGGATTCCTTAATGAGTCTAACCATCAGgatctgaaaatgtcttttgtgCCACATATTAAAG ATGAGTGTGCTTTCACTGTGAGTCCAGATGCAAAAGCTAAAGTTTACTTGCAGACTCCCAACTGGCCTTATGGTCTACCTCCTTATGTCTCCATATCCTGGTACATCATTGTGCCCAGCAAGCAAGTTGCCCGCCTTGGGTTCTCCAAGAATCGCATGGGCATCATTTGTGAGACAGGCCGTGCCTATGTCAACATAAAGGAAGAGACACTGGGGGCGGAGGAGACCGTGTGCCGTGAGGACGAGCAGCTGCCCGAGCCCCGAAACATGTATCACGACTTCTGGGTAAATGTCTCCAACTGTAAACCCGTGGATAAGACACAGCTGACCTTGCAGTTCTGGGTGACTTTTGCTGACAAGCAGATAG ACCTAGGAGTGGTACTTGCTGTTGTGGCCGGGGCCGGAGTTCTTGCAGCGATTGGACTGACTGTGTTCTGTGTTAAGAAGAA gaagaagaaaagccagaATCCCATGGTGGGAGTGTACAATGCCAACGTAAATACCCAGGTGCCTGGAAAACAAGGCTTATTCacaaaagggaggaaaaacaaTGAGTCTCATGTCTATGCAGTTATTGATGATGCTATGGTCTATGGGCACTTGCTGAAGGAATCCAATGGCTCTGTTGCTCCAGAAGTTGACGTGTACCGGCCTTTTGATGGACCCATTGGTAGCTTGCCACCTTCTCCACCTCCGTTCTCCTTCAGAAAAGACATTAAATGCTCTTCTAACACTGAGGAACCTCCGTCTCTGACAGACACGGACCATGACACTTACAcatttgctcatcagaaatcgGAGCAATTGGAGGACAATggagataaaaatgaaaagaataatgGAGATATAAGCATGTCTTTGCTGGAAAATAAAGAACAGGATGGTTTAGCAGAGTAA